AGATGTAGAAACAGGGTTTCTCTTCCTGGAACAGCCAGCCGTTGGCCTTAAACTTATCGAAGTTTATCTTCCCCTGGTCATAGACCTGGTCGGCGTGCTCGTCGGTCTTGGGGTCCAGGTCTATCTCCGGGCGGCTGATGTGCAGGTAACTTTTGTCGTTGCCCTTGGCCAGCTCCCGTGCCTCCTCGCTGTTGACCACGTCGTAGGGCGGCGCGGCGATGTCCTTGGCGAACTCCTTCCTGGGGCGGACTGCCTGGAACGGTAGAACGACTGCCATTGGTGCTCCTGATGTTTTGTATTTAAAAATATGGATTGATTGCAATGATTGTTAATTCTATAATATTTCAACCCGAAATTCAACCGATTTTATCTCACTCTTCTTCTGTTGATTGAAATTAATCATTGAAGGGACACGGCGCACCGTGTCCCTTCAATATTTATCTACAGATATTAACGTAAGGCGCGATCAGGAATAGCTTGTATTGTCCCAGCAGTGGGTGCAAAGGTCCTCTTTGGGAAGCCCTATAGCATTGACCAGATCATCCATCTTTTGGTATTTCAGGGTGCTCAGCTTCAAACGCTGCCGTATTTTCTCCGTCATGGCAATGTTTTTCTCCGAGCCGTTCAATGCATATTCACCGAG
This genomic interval from Candidatus Edwardsbacteria bacterium contains the following:
- a CDS encoding amidophosphoribosyltransferase; protein product: PTLLFSCDFLNFSTSHSILDLAGRRAIKELEGADDKHLGEYALNGSEKNIAMTEKIRQRLKLSTLKYQKMDDLVNAIGLPKEDLCTHCWDNTSYS